The following nucleotide sequence is from Salvia splendens isolate huo1 unplaced genomic scaffold, SspV2 ctg289, whole genome shotgun sequence.
TAATTCAATACCAATTTTCTTCCTCTCAACTGCTGCTTGAATGGGAGATTTACTCTCGAAAAGCAGTTTTACGAGGTTCTCATCCGTGCACTGTGCAAGAATAGAAGACGCGCATTCTACAAGACCAGCTTTCGATGCCAAGTAAACGGTAGATTCTCCACGCTTGTTTAGACATATGATAGCTCAGAGTCTTGCTGGATCAAAAAACTAGCAATTGATTCACAACCAATGAGTAATGCTTCATGCAAGGCTGTGTTCCCATCCCATCTCTGCTCTCAGCAGATTACGCTTCTCAGTCTCATTATGAGAAGAGATGTCCCACAAGGCTTTACCATTGACTCGTCTCCACTTTCGCTGCGAGATGCAACACAGTGTCTCCATTGAAATTCTTGGCCAAGACAAGTGATGGTCGTAGTGGCTATGAATACCACTATATCTAGTTTTCCATGTTTGGCGGCTACATGAAGAAATGTGTTTTGAGTAGGGCTCAGGCTAGACAAAATATCATCTACAGAATCACTCGATGAAATTCTATAAAGAATTATTTTGAAGTGATCGAGATCGCCATTTATAGCTGCTAGATACAAGTCAAGATCATTGTACATCTCTGCATCCACAAGCTTATCTTCTTCATAGCTTTGATTAGGGATTAATTTTACCTCTAGCTGCCTCTGGGTCATCGTCATATCATCAGATATCACGCTAGTGATACGACAGAAAAGCTATTccaagaaatataaaaaatcccaagtcaaaattatgaaatataggggtgtgataaaaaaatacttcgtccgttctttttagtttgtctcaaccaaatgacccattactaaaaatagaattccttttatctttattttattatctcgatttaacaaaaaaaaacgcataaaatctcatgtcatccAAGGAATAAGTCATCTTCCTTGTGACATATATAAAAGAGTACTAATTTCCAATAAGAACTATCtcgattaaaaatattaatataataacataaatatatca
It contains:
- the LOC121789597 gene encoding uncharacterized protein LOC121789597 translates to MENKQEEENMESVSEGNVVQDPKGEDEMKDSSIVEELTEYDQESQRDDISELFCRITSVISDDMTMTQRQLEVKLIPNQSYEEDKLVDAEMYNDLDLYLAAINGDLDHFKIILYRISSSDSVDDILSSLSPTQNTFLHVAAKHGKLDIVRKWRRVNGKALWDISSHNETEKRNLLRAEMGWEHSLA